The following is a genomic window from Polaribacter atrinae.
GAGATTGGACTTCTACTCTATTTTATGTAAGTCATAAAAAATGTTGGTTATTAATCAATAAAATGACAAAATACCTTTTAATCTTACCGAATATAAAGAAAACTGACTTAAAAAATATATCTTCTATTTTTAAAGAGAATTTATTTGCTCAACTAACTTTTGACGGAATTGAAACAAGATATGAATTGGTGGAGAAAATAATCGGAGAAATTAAATTGCAGGAAACAAATAATGACAGAAGTACTAATGGTTCTTTAAATAACTGTTTGCTTTTTCTTGAAGATTGGAAATATGAATTTGGAGATTATGAAAATATGAACTTTAGAGATTTGAATGGCAGACTAAATAGTTCACCGAACAAAATGTTGAATTGGAAATATCCAAAAGAAAAAATGAATGAAATGATAAATAATTACGAAAAAAAATCATTTTTAGAAAAAAACAGAATTGTACTTTAAAACAGGAAAGAATTGAAAGATTTAGAATAACAAAATAAAATTTGAAAAAAAGTTGAACAAAAAAGCCTACGCCCAACACCATATATAATTTATTGCTGGCTTCTTGCCTACTTGCGAAAGTCCTCGCGGACTTTCTTGGTCGGTAAATATTTACTAAATTAGTTGATTGAAACACGCAACAAACCATATATAAACACGTAGCCAATATAAGAAACGCCTATGGGAACTTGGGGAACAGGAATTTCTTCAAACGATATTTACGAAGATATTAATTATGAATTCTTTGAATTATATAATCAAGGAATGGAAGTTTCTGCGATTACTGAAAAGTTAATTCAGGAAAATAAAGAACTGATTGATTCTCACGAAGACCAAAATAATTTTTGGATAACTATCGCAAAATCTCAATGGGAATGTAA
Proteins encoded in this region:
- a CDS encoding DUF6933 domain-containing protein, which codes for MSKTRIFTTRKLEKITKEFISENEEFNNEYLGDWTSTLFYVSHKKCWLLINKMTKYLLILPNIKKTDLKNISSIFKENLFAQLTFDGIETRYELVEKIIGEIKLQETNNDRSTNGSLNNCLLFLEDWKYEFGDYENMNFRDLNGRLNSSPNKMLNWKYPKEKMNEMINNYEKKSFLEKNRIVL